Proteins from one Bifidobacterium sp. ESL0732 genomic window:
- a CDS encoding R3H domain-containing nucleic acid-binding protein, which yields MSRDEEKTVEQLNDEADIAADYLEGLLDIADYEGDIEMGVRNGRPTVQIVADDDEDIKNLIGHKGEVVDALQLLTRLAVQQKTGDRSRLILDVDGYLKKRRQHLRDLALDVIDEVRETGEPANLDPMNSFERKVVHDLVREEGLKSRSHGEEPHRYVTIYLKPRSSDEDLDDEELDDDDPENVSRETIIDVDELEEDVPDSDDDREPVDDHDDSDDVDEDEGDDIDEER from the coding sequence GACTATCTTGAAGGGCTGCTGGATATCGCGGATTACGAGGGCGATATCGAGATGGGCGTGCGCAACGGACGTCCGACCGTACAGATTGTTGCTGATGACGATGAGGACATTAAGAACCTCATCGGGCATAAAGGCGAAGTCGTTGATGCATTACAATTGCTGACGCGTCTGGCCGTTCAGCAGAAGACGGGCGACCGGTCTCGACTGATTCTTGACGTTGACGGCTACCTGAAGAAGCGTCGCCAGCATCTGCGTGATTTAGCACTTGATGTGATCGATGAGGTGCGCGAGACCGGTGAGCCGGCCAATCTCGATCCGATGAATTCCTTCGAGCGCAAGGTTGTCCATGACCTCGTTCGTGAGGAAGGGCTTAAATCACGTTCACATGGTGAGGAACCCCATCGTTATGTCACTATTTATCTGAAGCCTCGTTCTTCTGATGAGGATTTGGATGATGAGGAGCTTGACGATGACGATCCCGAGAATGTTTCACGTGAAACAATCATCGATGTGGATGAGCTGGAAGAGGATGTTCCAGATTCTGACGACGATCGTGAGCCTGTTGATGATCACGATGATTCAGATGATGTAGATGAAGATGAGGGAGACGACATCGACGAGGAGCGTTGA